The Candidatus Binatia bacterium genome includes a region encoding these proteins:
- a CDS encoding alpha/beta hydrolase fold domain-containing protein: MLRDSGPAPVPERFAGLAELPWFVAAATEDAWKATEWLHADTALDSARTFIGGSSAGGITAMSLAYSPDDLAMEGPAFAGVLDLWGAFFRPGDVDPGESPVFIVHGTDDRTMPFPLTETFLVEADGANLEYELHAPSGAGHGFGRTGFFEEREDGSYFDRLIAFVARQVT, encoded by the coding sequence TTGCTGCGCGATAGCGGTCCGGCGCCGGTTCCAGAGCGCTTCGCAGGGCTCGCGGAGTTGCCCTGGTTTGTTGCGGCCGCGACTGAAGATGCATGGAAGGCGACGGAGTGGCTCCACGCCGACACCGCCCTCGATTCCGCTCGAACCTTCATCGGCGGTAGCTCTGCTGGGGGCATCACTGCGATGAGCCTGGCCTATTCACCCGATGATCTTGCCATGGAAGGGCCGGCTTTCGCGGGGGTTCTGGATCTATGGGGCGCGTTTTTTCGACCCGGGGACGTCGACCCCGGGGAAAGCCCGGTCTTCATCGTGCATGGCACGGACGATCGGACGATGCCTTTTCCCCTGACCGAAACTTTCCTCGTCGAGGCCGATGGTGCAAACCTCGAATACGAATTGCACGCACCGTCCGGTGCTGGCCACGGTTTTGGTCGAACCGGCTTCTTCGAGGAACGAGAGGATGGAAGCTACTTCGATCGCTTGATCGCCTTCGTCGCCAGGCAGGTGACCTAG